One genomic region from Halorussus rarus encodes:
- the xerA gene encoding site-specific tyrosine recombinase/integron integrase, protein MPAEPGSSKIYENKHDGVNYFLSRKEASGRSTRTLNSYSRVLREFFHDQFPDLEPGDVEIRHVEDYLMALTKRDVSQNSKKKYLEVLSSFYNYTLKRPQFEDITSNPAAVVMEEIPRIRPDRPDCATWENACKLIDAIPDPRDKTVAIILAKTGARLLEALSIETEDVDLEKGFVRLRERKGGKQTVVPIDDETIYAIKRYQFVNANSDSPYLFTSSRGGRLSKERIRREVKAAADRAGVASKEERRFEKKFTPHTFRTVFTTLMRKQGMKPYILKYIRGDAKTETMDIYTRVDREEAKEEYLDCIKEIGL, encoded by the coding sequence ATGCCTGCCGAACCCGGTTCCTCGAAAATCTACGAGAACAAGCACGACGGGGTCAACTATTTCCTTAGTCGGAAGGAGGCATCCGGCCGTAGCACGCGAACACTCAACTCGTACAGCCGCGTCCTCCGCGAGTTCTTCCACGACCAATTCCCCGATCTCGAACCCGGCGACGTCGAGATTCGCCACGTCGAAGACTACCTAATGGCGCTCACGAAACGGGATGTCTCCCAGAACTCGAAGAAGAAGTACCTCGAAGTCCTCTCCAGTTTCTACAACTACACGCTGAAACGCCCACAGTTCGAGGATATCACCAGCAATCCCGCTGCGGTCGTGATGGAGGAGATTCCGCGAATCCGTCCCGATCGACCGGACTGCGCGACGTGGGAGAATGCCTGTAAACTGATCGACGCCATCCCCGATCCACGAGACAAGACCGTCGCCATCATCCTCGCCAAGACCGGAGCGCGTCTGCTGGAAGCTCTCTCGATCGAAACCGAAGACGTCGATCTCGAAAAAGGATTTGTCCGTCTCCGAGAGCGGAAAGGCGGCAAACAGACCGTCGTCCCGATCGACGACGAGACAATATACGCTATCAAACGCTACCAGTTCGTCAACGCAAATTCGGACTCTCCGTACCTGTTCACGAGTAGTCGAGGTGGTCGGCTCTCGAAAGAGCGAATTCGACGGGAAGTGAAAGCCGCCGCCGACCGTGCCGGCGTCGCCTCCAAAGAAGAACGACGGTTCGAGAAGAAATTCACACCTCACACGTTCCGGACAGTATTCACGACACTAATGCGGAAGCAGGGGATGAAGCCGTACATTCTGAAGTACATTCGTGGGGACGCCAAGACCGAGACGATGGATATCTACACTCGCGTCGATCGGGAGGAGGCGAAAGAGGAGTATCTGGACTGCATCAAGGAAATCGGACTCTAG